The Tamandua tetradactyla isolate mTamTet1 chromosome 8, mTamTet1.pri, whole genome shotgun sequence genome includes a window with the following:
- the LOC143645142 gene encoding olfactory receptor 52I1-like — translation MLGLPYNHTMETPDTFFLVGIPGLQASHLWLAFSLSTVYSVALLGNTLVVAVIWMDSTLQEPMYYFLCVLSATDIIMVSSVVPKMVNIFYSGDSSISFNACFIQMFFVHVATAVETGLLLAMAFDRYVAICKPLHYKKILSPHVMMGMSVAIIIRAIIFMTPLSWMVSHLPFCGSNVVLHSYCEHIAVAKLACGNPMPSSLYSLIGSSIIVGSDMAFIGASYKLILQAAFSFSKNAQLKALSTCGSHIGVMALYYLPGMASIYVAWLGQDIVPLYTQVLLADLYLVIPPTLNPIIYGLKTKQIREQTWSLLMRCLSDCSNLGLGTQNLFRS, via the coding sequence ATGCTGGGGCTACCCTACAACCACACAATGGAAACCCCTGACACCTTCTTCCTTGTGGGCATCCCAGGGTTGCAGGCCTCACATCTATGGTTGGCTTTCTCACTGAGCACCGTGTACTCTGTGGCTCTGCTAGGAAACACCCTCGTTGTGGCTGTAATCTGGATGGATTCTACCTTACAAGAGCCCATGTACTACTTCCTGTGTGTCCTGTCTGCCACAGATATTATTATGGTCTCCTCTGTAGTACCCAAGATGGTGAACATCTTCTACTCAGGAGACAGTTCTATCAGTTTTAATGCTTGTTTCATTCAAATGTTTTTTGTCCATGTAGCCACAGCTGTGGAAACAGGTCTGCTGCTTGCTATGGCTTTTGATCGTTATGTAGCCATCTGCAAGCCCCTACACTACAAGAAAATTCTCTCACCTCATGTGATGATGGGAATGAGTGTGGCCATCATCATCAGAGCCATCATATTCATGACTCCACTGAGTTGGATGGTGAGTCATCTACCTTTCTGTGGCTCCAATGTGGTTCTCCATTCCTACTGTGAACACATAGCTGTGGCCAAGTTGGCATGTGGCAACCCCATGCCCAGCAGTCTCTACAGTCTGATTGGTTCCTCTATTATTGTGGGATCTGATATGGCCTTCATTGGTGCCTCCTATAAACTGATTCTTCAGGCTGCATTTAGCTTCTCAAAGAATGCTCAGTTGAAAGCATTAAGCACATGTGGCTCCCACATAGGGGTTATGGCTCTCTACTACCTGCCTGGGATGGCCTCCATCTATGTGGCCTGGCTAGGGCAAGACATAGTGCCCTTGTATACCCAAGTGCTGCTAGCTGACTTGTACCTGGTCATTCCACCCACCTTAAACCCCATCATCTATGGCCTGAAGACCAAACAAATACGGGAGCAAACATGGAGTCTGCTGATGCGTTGCCTCTCAGACTGTTCCAACCTGGGTTTGGGAACACAAAATCTGTTCAGATCTTGA